From one Gracilinanus agilis isolate LMUSP501 chromosome 5, AgileGrace, whole genome shotgun sequence genomic stretch:
- the ZNF804B gene encoding zinc finger protein 804B: protein MACYLVISSRHLRNGHYRGIKGVFRGPLCKNGSPLPDDAEKEKATAKALEDVKANFYCELCDKQYHKHQEFDNHINSYDHAHKQRLKELKQREFARNVASKSWKDEKKQEKALKRLHQLAELRQQSECVSGCGPVFKAPRVAPENQFQKEVVSFKDGKNAGYGKSSVLLKGKSIPRSISSKQRQVTQNRRSFQTERHYLFGSRVLQPLSDGSNPCHRTGVSFSFSKKAHLKLESSASVFNDNTEETCECTKSPTHKTKQATTTWKGYAFSDGDMPLTGGKVLNNTRGHIEKIVSNSVPIRTKVLKDKNDTNDRMLQDSIKIHSSMSKSNIHLSGIDFNSSFGEKEHGNEINEIEDSPKGHSYHLYQTNTFCTPQNTYKHSEYRLFECLDEFPSTMGQEHSIKLNPSSRMDNRIKSIEEAGSVKRNMETFVKDTLIHGEESKALPFLHVLSKDGSTNLQWPTELLLFTKTKPCLSYGCNPLYFDFKHSQNTKGANKQNDVKAECCMEPSATKTEKESQASGLIKDKRVGIQEDNQSLKPKKMKCNLDEKWSLKKYQSGLNNSEPNVSEHEYSSNDLNEKNPKVPAYLDVSKKDYLVERHPHEIESMGPWKDRLQGCQRVTLTNASEVKCFSPCVSRTKKHKSATWDNHLRYKCRNQDPWKFSTGLAECISDVSNGGKDFHESVNKNHLQAIRETSECKQYRSSDRCWKSSSPKSSLDRQSSSSDISLYSTSSHRSTCSSHRSSENGRDTLLYMCRKECHPKDWHMEWSRKHNFLSCVNDEERNIQFPSKSQRKGNCKLWSGFRNEKQSKYRYPHNRDRSKQGKTRHLCLDTKLGKPPGEPSTQSCFTRHSRSSDRSPENSGIWDRNSGSLREKTDHTKKGSETQGEIENPQGSYLGKVNTSEPINCPWRDGDSGNSRIPGLNLSEREKPSLTVLRLLDGGHPEKCQEQTNKGEVFSDGCQMEVEDHSQSHFAIKLPSPIGNPPVFPLLEKTPNMSKISKNKGILLQKSAERDKDEGSQTKNDTVLSDIGDENCIFKGIIQIGTDYRSLNIKTNTIPKEQLSPSISGTQPFIQSSDPVPNNFPGALPSIRYSGIINTTETKEEQKIFDRHDVSMDMNEVEGNINSYFDSTMQKYGEPDQEAYHKSISPPLTQQPITFTPEEVDKYRLLQLQAQQHMQKQFLSKHLKASGPPAFSSPTVMPSVPVHQHTSITTIHHTLLQHFAVSASMNHHGSHLPVAHLHPLSQTHFAPISFSPLTPAIIPTHPTFLAGHPIHLVPATHIHPSHLALQPLPHATFIPTLFRPHLNPVTASIIHLNPLIQPVFQGQDFCHHSCSGQIQPFSRVKEVLNVSAHLN from the exons AGACTGAAGGAATTAAAACAACGGGAATTTGCTCGAAATGTAGCTTCTAAATCATGGAAAGAtgagaagaaacaggaaaaagcACTTAAGAGGCTCCATCAGCTGGCTGAATTGAGGCAGCAGTCTGAATG TGTTTCTGGATGTGGACCAGTTTTTAAAGCACCAAGAGTGGCCCCAGAAAACCAGTTCCAAAAAGAAGTTGTCTCATTTAAAGATGGCAAAAATGCAGGGTATGGGAAGAGCTCTGTCCTCCTTAAAGGTAAAAGCATCCCCAGAAGCATTTCCAGCAAACAACGCCAAGTTACCCAAAATCGTCGCTCATTCCAAACTGAGAGACATTATTTGTTTGGAAGTCGGGTCCTACAACCACTTTCTGATGGCAGCAATCCCTGTCACAGGACTggagtctctttctctttctccaaaaaaGCTCATCTAAAATTGGAATCCTCAGCTTCAGTTTTCAATGATAACACAGAGGAAACATGTGAGTGTACCAAATCACCcacccataaaacaaaacagGCAACAACCACCTGGAAAGGTTATGCATTTTCAGATGGAGACATGCCACTCACTGGTGGGAAAGTCTTAAATAATACCAGAGGACATATAGAAAAAATAGTCTCCAACTCTGTTCCTATAAGAACTAAAGTTTTAAAGGACAAAAATGACACTAATGATAGGATGCTACAAGACTCGATTAAAATCCATTCTTCCATGTCCAAATCTAATATCCATCTTTCAGGTATAGATTTTAATTCTTCatttggagaaaaagaacatggaaatgAAATTAATGAGATTGAGGACTCTCCAAAAGGCCATAGCTATCATCTGTACCAAACAAATACATTTTGTACACCACAGAATACATATAAGCACAGTGAATATAGATTATTTGAATGTCTGGATGAGTTTCCATCAACAATGGGACAAGAACATTCAATTAAGTTAAATCCCAGCTCCAGAATGGACAACAGAATAAAATCCATTGAAGAAGCAGGTTCAgttaaaagaaatatggaaaccTTTGTAAAAGATACACTAATCCATGGAGAAGAATCCAAAGCATTGCCTTTCCTCCATGTGCTCAGTAAAGATGGCAGCACCAACCTCCAGTGGCCAACTGAGCTTCTGTTATTTACAAAAACTAAACCCTGCCTCTCTTATGGCTGCAACCCATTGTATTTCGATTTCAAACATTCTCAAAACACAAAAGGAGCTAATAAACAGAATGATGTGAAAGCTGAATGTTGTATGGAGCCTTCTGCgactaagacagaaaaagagagccAAGCTTCAGGTTTAATCAAAGACAAACGAGTAGGGATACAAGAAGATAATCAGTCACTGAAACCAAAGAAGATGAAATGTAATCTAGATGAGAAATGGTCCCTGAAAAAATATCAATCAGGCCTCAATAACTCTGAGCCAAATGTGAGTGAACATGAATATAGTTCAAAtgatttgaatgaaaaaaatcctaAAGTGCCTGCTTATCTTGATGTCTCTAAAAAGGATTATTTGGTAGAGAGGCATCCACATGAAATAGAATCTATGGGTCCCTGGAAGGACCGTTTGCAAGGCTGCCAAAGGGTAACTCTGACCAATGCCAGTGAGGTCAAATGCTTTTCTCCCTGTGTCTCTAGGACTAAAAAACATAAATCTGCCACATGGGATAACCATTTGAGATACAAATGTAGAAATCAAGACCCTTGGAAATTCAGTACTGGTTTAGCAGAATGCATCAGTGATGTGAGTAATGGTGGGAAGGACTTCCATGAAAGTGTGAATAAAAATCACCTTCAAGCAATCAGAGAGACTTCAGAATGCAAACAGTATAGAAGCTCTGATAGGTGTTGGAAATCATCCTCTCCAAAATCATCACTGGACAGACAGTCTAGTTCTTCTGATATTTCTCTTTATAGCACAAGCAGCCATAGAAGTACTTGTTCAAGTCATAGGTCCAGTGAAAATGGCAGAGATACTTTGCTTTATATGTGTAGAAAAGAATGCCACCCCAAGGACTGGCACATGGAATGGTCTAGGAAACATAACTTTCTTTCCTGTGTCAATGATGAAGAAAGGAATATCCAGTTCCCATCAAAAAGTCAGAGAAAGGGTAACTGCAAACTCTGGAGtggttttagaaatgaaaaacaatcaaAATATAGATATCCTCACAACAGAGATAGGTCAAAGCAGGGGAAGACGAGACATCTGTGTCTAGACACCAAACTCGGTAAACCTCCTGGGGAGCCCAGCACTCAAAGTTGTTTCACAAGGCATTCTAGGAGCAGTGACAGATCACCTGAAAACTCAGGAATTTGGGACAGGAATTCAGGCTCTTTAAGAGAAAAAACTGatcatacaaagaaaggcagtgaGACTCAAGGGGAAATAGAAAACCCTCAAGGTTCATACTTAGGAAAAGTAAATACCTCTGAGCCAATCAACTGCCCATGGAGAGATGGGGACAGTGGAAATTCAAGGATCCCAGGACTGAAcctttcagaaagagaaaaaccatcaCTGACAGTCCTGAGACTTTTAGATGGAGGCCACCCAGAGAAATGTcaggaacaaacaaacaaaggtgAGGTCTTTTCAGATGGATGCCAGATGGAAGTGGAGGATCACTCACAAAGTCACTTTGCAATTAAGCTTCCATCTCCCATAGGTAACCCACCAGTGTTCCCTTTGTTAGAAAAAACACCGAACATGAGTAAAATTTCCAAGAATAAAGGCATTTTGCTTCAAAAAAGTGCTGAGAGAGACAAGGATGAAGGATCGCAGACAAAGAATGATACAGTTTTGTCAGACATTGGTGATGAGAACTGTATTTTTAAAGGTATAATTCAAATAGGAACAGACTATCGGTCcctaaatataaaaacaaatactaTTCCAAAAGAACAATTGAGTCCTTCAATTAGTGGAACCCAACCTTTTATACAAAGCTCTGACCCAGTACCAAATAATTTCCCTGGTGCTCTGCCCTCTATCAGATATTCTGGTATCATTAATACAACAGAGAccaaagaggaacaaaaaatcTTTGATCGACATGATGTAAGCATGGACATGAATGAGGTAGAAGGGAATATCAACTCTTACTTTGACAGTACTATGCAGAAGTATGGTGAACCAGACCAGGAAGCCTACCACAAATCCATTTCCCCGCCTTTAACACAGCAGCCCATAACATTCACACCTGAGGAAGTAGACAAATATAGGCTGCTTCAGCTACAAGCCCAGCAGCACATGCAGAAGCAGTTCCTCTCCAAACACCTTAAAGCTTCAGGTCCTcctgccttctcttctcccacAGTGATGCCGTCGGTACCAGTCCATCAGCACACATCCATCACAACCATCCATCATACTCTTTTGCAACACTTTGCTGTCTCTGCTTCCATGAATCATCATGGAAGTCACCTCCCTGTAGCTCACCTTCATCCTCTCTCTCAAACACATTTTGCCCCCATTTCCTTTTCACCTCTGACTCCTGCCATCATCCCAACACATCCTACATTTTTGGCTGGTCATCCCATCCATCTAGTCCCTGCTACCCACATTCACCCATCCCACTTAGCCCTCCAGCCATTGCCTCATGCGACATTTATTCCAACTTTGTTCAGGCCTCACTTGAATCCAGTGACAGCttcaattattcatttaaatcCTCTAATTCAACCCGTATTTCAAGGGCAAGACTTCTGTCATCATTCTTGTTCTGGTCAGATACAGCCATTCAGCCGAGTCAAAGAAGTGTTGAATGTTTCTGCTCACTTGAACTAA